A single window of Flavobacteriales bacterium DNA harbors:
- a CDS encoding M2 family metallopeptidase — translation MTHRIVLTAMTGMLMLAACGPQSKEAEKATTPKVQAEAQQFLDEYQKTYQDVYTKSSEQEWLLNTHIVDGDSVAEKEYEAAQTAFADFTGSEENIAAAKKFLADADSLTPLQKRQFDAILFMAAASPATAADIVKEKIAASAKQVKDLFGFAFHIGKKEVSTNDIDNILSTSKNEKELLEAWNASKEVGKGLKDGVENLRNLRNRCVQELQYPDFFSYQVSEYGMSSQEMTDLCHRLISELWPLYRELHTWARYQLAAKFNKPVPDMIPAHWLPNRWGQAWGDLVHVEGLDVDKALKDKTPEWIVKQGESFYMSLGYDQLPQSFWEKSSLYPLPEGTPYKKNNHASAWHINLDKDLRSLMSVEANAHWWETVLHELGHIYYYKTYSTPEVPLLLRAGANRAYHEAMGSLLGLASMQKPFLVNFGLVDANAKTDSIQILLREALDNVVFIPFSAGTMTMFEHDLYADNLPKDQFNARWWSYVKQFQGIVPPTDRGEEYCDAASKTHINDDPGQYYDYALSYILMYQFHDHIAKQILHQDPHATNYFGNKEVGAFLKEMMKTGATMDWREHIQKYLGSEMSAKPMLEYFAPLLQWLKEQNKGRTYTLPEQI, via the coding sequence ATGACCCATAGAATCGTTTTGACTGCGATGACCGGTATGTTGATGCTGGCAGCCTGCGGTCCGCAAAGCAAGGAAGCAGAGAAAGCAACCACCCCGAAGGTACAGGCAGAAGCACAACAGTTTCTGGATGAGTACCAGAAAACCTACCAGGATGTTTACACCAAATCCTCCGAGCAGGAGTGGTTGTTGAACACACACATCGTTGACGGAGACTCCGTGGCCGAAAAAGAATACGAAGCGGCACAGACTGCCTTCGCAGACTTCACCGGCAGCGAAGAAAACATTGCAGCCGCCAAGAAGTTCCTGGCTGACGCAGACTCACTGACACCTCTCCAAAAAAGACAATTCGACGCCATCCTCTTTATGGCAGCTGCTTCTCCCGCAACCGCCGCAGACATTGTAAAGGAAAAGATCGCCGCCAGCGCCAAGCAGGTAAAAGACCTGTTCGGCTTTGCATTCCACATCGGAAAGAAAGAAGTAAGCACAAATGACATCGACAACATCCTGTCGACTTCCAAAAACGAAAAGGAATTGCTGGAAGCATGGAATGCCAGCAAAGAAGTAGGCAAAGGGTTGAAAGATGGTGTGGAAAATCTCCGCAACCTCCGCAACCGCTGCGTGCAGGAACTGCAATATCCCGACTTCTTCTCCTATCAGGTTTCAGAATACGGCATGAGTTCACAGGAAATGACGGATCTATGTCACCGCCTGATCAGTGAGCTATGGCCGCTGTACCGGGAACTCCACACATGGGCACGCTACCAGCTGGCTGCCAAATTCAACAAGCCGGTTCCTGACATGATTCCGGCTCACTGGCTGCCCAACCGCTGGGGTCAGGCCTGGGGAGACCTGGTGCATGTGGAAGGGCTGGATGTTGACAAGGCCCTCAAGGACAAGACACCGGAATGGATCGTAAAACAGGGCGAATCATTCTACATGAGCCTCGGGTATGATCAGCTTCCGCAAAGCTTCTGGGAGAAGTCGAGCCTGTACCCGCTGCCGGAAGGAACGCCGTACAAAAAGAACAACCACGCCTCTGCATGGCACATTAATCTCGACAAGGACCTGCGTTCACTCATGAGCGTGGAAGCCAACGCACATTGGTGGGAAACCGTACTTCACGAGTTGGGACACATCTACTACTACAAAACCTACAGTACGCCTGAGGTACCCTTATTACTCAGAGCCGGCGCGAACCGGGCCTACCACGAAGCCATGGGCAGCTTGCTCGGACTTGCTTCGATGCAGAAACCGTTCCTGGTGAATTTCGGCCTGGTGGATGCCAATGCAAAAACCGACAGCATCCAGATCCTGCTGAGAGAAGCGCTGGATAACGTGGTGTTCATTCCTTTCAGCGCCGGCACCATGACCATGTTCGAACATGACCTGTACGCCGACAACCTGCCGAAAGACCAGTTTAATGCACGCTGGTGGTCGTATGTGAAGCAATTCCAGGGCATCGTTCCTCCCACCGACAGAGGTGAGGAATACTGTGATGCGGCTTCCAAAACACACATCAACGACGACCCGGGTCAGTACTATGATTATGCCCTTTCGTACATCCTGATGTACCAGTTCCATGATCACATCGCAAAACAGATCCTGCATCAGGATCCGCATGCAACCAATTACTTTGGCAACAAAGAAGTGGGCGCCTTCCTGAAGGAGATGATGAAAACCGGTGCTACCATGGACTGGCGGGAACACATCCAGAAATACCTGGGAAGTGAGATGAGC
- a CDS encoding class I SAM-dependent methyltransferase has protein sequence MQDRHTNRQRYFQEQIRTTEKFVIPFIEKVKPVKAGMNVVEIGCGEAGNLGPFLERGCTTYGIDISESKIQNASKYYENHPERNNLHLITCDIYKVAPSDLPRFDIVIMRDTLEHIPDQEKFLGQLKKFMAPDGVIFNGFPPWRMPFGGHQQICSNKLFSKLPYWHLMPRPIFVSLAKLAGEPAGRITELLEIRDTGISINKYRRIVRSCGYKMKQETLFLFNPNYETKFGVKPRRLPFILNLPWLRDFFTTAHYSLLTL, from the coding sequence ATGCAGGACAGACATACCAATCGCCAACGCTACTTCCAGGAACAAATCCGGACCACGGAGAAATTCGTCATTCCTTTCATTGAAAAAGTAAAGCCGGTGAAAGCGGGTATGAACGTGGTGGAAATTGGTTGTGGAGAAGCCGGAAACCTGGGGCCATTCCTCGAACGCGGCTGCACCACCTATGGCATCGACATTTCTGAAAGCAAGATTCAGAATGCCTCCAAATATTATGAGAATCACCCGGAGCGGAACAACCTGCACCTGATCACGTGTGATATTTACAAAGTAGCGCCGAGCGACCTGCCGCGTTTTGATATCGTGATCATGCGCGATACACTGGAACACATACCCGACCAGGAAAAGTTTTTGGGCCAGTTGAAAAAATTCATGGCGCCGGACGGAGTCATCTTCAACGGGTTTCCTCCCTGGCGCATGCCATTCGGCGGCCACCAGCAAATATGCAGCAACAAGCTGTTCAGCAAGCTTCCCTACTGGCACCTGATGCCACGCCCGATTTTTGTTTCACTGGCAAAATTGGCTGGAGAACCCGCCGGACGCATCACCGAATTGCTGGAGATTCGCGACACCGGTATCTCCATCAACAAATACAGACGCATTGTTCGCTCCTGCGGATACAAAATGAAACAGGAAACCCTTTTTCTTTTCAACCCGAATTATGAAACCAAATTCGGGGTAAAGCCGCGTCGTTTGCCATTTATATTGAACTTGCCATGGCTCAGGGACTTTTTCACAACAGCGCACTATTCCCTGCTGACTTTGTAA
- a CDS encoding T9SS type A sorting domain-containing protein has protein sequence MNLQWEADMPAACSGLTLTMTHDQSGKPYLYVANKEAGLTVYDLSTPSFPTQVASIPLAQLDSLQVMNLSQYGDYIYLATGTHFNNNESSGMAIVNVSDPVSPVVTATWKHPTGTGGSGIVKVEDNMAYLGAMGNGLVLLDVTNKDSIRLVSTFIPDINWPVNNPTASLYNARGMVVQDSIVYLCYDAGGLRIINCTDPLHPRETGRYCNPVMYTPINRPRAYNNIVIRDTLAYVTVDYCGLEVIDIRDTSIMTLAGWWNPYDCPNNNWFTSPSHANEIALDTTCNRLYLSTGKSDLMVLDISDPTTPDSCNFYGGADNNIGTWGVSLYDHHIYLSYICTLGVPFASNWSGIKSLVFDPCITSTQNMEKPLTGLTIYPNPMHDDVNVECIGCGQAQEIRVLDVTGKEIGTIRLEQGKGKLHMAGLTDGIYFLVSKDTEQRIHEKIVHMTR, from the coding sequence ATGAACCTGCAATGGGAAGCCGATATGCCAGCCGCATGTTCGGGTCTGACCCTGACCATGACCCACGACCAATCCGGAAAACCATACCTATACGTAGCCAACAAGGAGGCCGGTTTAACAGTTTACGACCTGAGTACTCCCTCATTTCCGACACAAGTGGCATCGATTCCGCTGGCACAACTCGACTCGTTGCAAGTGATGAACCTGAGCCAGTACGGTGATTATATTTACCTGGCCACCGGTACACATTTCAATAACAATGAATCCAGCGGCATGGCCATTGTAAACGTCAGCGACCCGGTATCACCGGTGGTTACGGCTACATGGAAACACCCGACCGGTACCGGCGGAAGCGGCATTGTGAAAGTAGAAGACAACATGGCCTACCTGGGTGCAATGGGCAACGGGCTTGTGCTGCTTGATGTAACGAACAAAGACAGCATCCGCCTTGTTTCAACATTCATTCCGGATATCAACTGGCCGGTGAACAACCCGACGGCATCGTTGTACAACGCAAGAGGAATGGTGGTTCAAGACAGCATCGTGTATTTGTGTTATGACGCGGGCGGACTGCGCATCATCAATTGCACAGATCCTCTTCACCCCAGAGAAACCGGGCGCTACTGCAACCCGGTCATGTACACGCCGATCAATCGCCCGAGGGCCTATAACAACATCGTGATCAGGGATACGCTGGCGTATGTTACGGTGGACTATTGTGGCCTGGAAGTGATCGACATCCGGGATACATCCATCATGACACTGGCAGGTTGGTGGAACCCTTACGACTGTCCGAACAACAATTGGTTCACCAGTCCGAGCCATGCCAATGAGATTGCCCTGGACACAACCTGCAACCGACTTTACCTGAGCACGGGAAAAAGCGACCTGATGGTGTTGGACATCAGTGACCCGACAACTCCCGACTCCTGCAATTTCTACGGAGGAGCGGATAACAACATCGGCACATGGGGTGTCTCGCTTTACGATCATCACATCTACCTCTCATACATATGCACCCTCGGCGTGCCCTTCGCATCGAACTGGAGCGGCATCAAATCCCTGGTTTTTGATCCCTGCATCACATCAACACAGAACATGGAGAAGCCGTTAACGGGGTTAACGATTTACCCCAATCCCATGCATGATGATGTGAATGTGGAATGCATCGGATGTGGCCAGGCTCAAGAAATCCGCGTGCTGGATGTTACAGGGAAAGAAATCGGCACAATCCGTCTGGAACAAGGAAAGGGGAAGCTTCATATGGCCGGCTTAACGGATGGGATCTATTTCCTGGTGTCGAAAGATACGGAACAACGGATACATGAAAAGATCGTGCACATGACCAGGTAA
- a CDS encoding right-handed parallel beta-helix repeat-containing protein, translated as MNIILHRNHLRITILLLLACILPSYATHRYISNTDPNANNNNPGTSQNAPWASFAPLTNFTGIDTIFLKSGDIFREQMTVTNATDLVITSYGNGDYPVISGADLVTGWTASGGNYMATFNSTPVGFFINRQEQTLARYPDAGSYLQVDSATKYFLEDADLAAIPPQVLDASWVCIHTKQWCWEKTAVASSSGNHIAFQTPTLQQATRKYGYFLYGDSSYLSVQQEWAYISSSQKLYCIPTGDPNSMTCEASVRPYGIELGTGTNHITIAGIAFDMQTSTGVAILDSNNTHTHVSDCRFYGQYEYGVDVFCTHAEISNCIFTHVDGLGIYLRNTATGAEIHHNEFHNIAPFRNHGVGQEFNGSALLASFTDSCHIHHNLVDSAGYCGLSVDGKYNLVERNVVRNAMLLNNDGAALKTFGVGSQYNIFRNNFVSNSEGNTEGTYQADFLTPGIYFDFRTNHCSVIANTIYNQTPKGIFQNSGNQYNTISDNVVYGSGFALDLNGNPITGIPMRNITVSRNDFFARDPNAYILRQVDYTDSMDTGPLDSNRYFQPYNASHYAYRPQETPNTDYGFPAWQATGNDTHTRSSFVSWTLPEAMDTLIMNPTDNDSDVVLGNVLYLDLDSQLVCGTITLPPYTSRILIRTNTTCNNGIDRMTATSDMRVVPNPADTLAQLYLNPPLEHTTFYVLDELGRVVASGTTTGKYTQLPAGTLAPGMYMIRVENSTQYTRWIKSR; from the coding sequence ATGAACATCATCCTACACAGAAACCACCTGCGGATTACCATTCTCCTGCTGCTTGCATGCATCCTCCCCTCCTACGCCACACATCGCTACATATCCAACACCGACCCCAACGCCAACAACAACAATCCGGGCACAAGTCAGAACGCACCTTGGGCCAGCTTTGCACCACTGACCAACTTCACCGGCATCGATACAATTTTCCTCAAAAGCGGGGATATTTTTCGGGAGCAAATGACCGTCACGAATGCTACCGACCTGGTGATCACTTCATACGGAAATGGCGATTACCCCGTCATAAGCGGTGCCGACCTGGTTACGGGATGGACCGCTTCCGGCGGCAACTACATGGCAACTTTCAACTCCACACCGGTTGGTTTTTTCATCAACCGGCAGGAACAGACCCTGGCACGCTATCCGGATGCAGGCAGCTACCTCCAGGTGGATTCTGCCACCAAATATTTCCTTGAAGATGCAGACCTGGCAGCCATCCCGCCGCAGGTACTGGATGCATCATGGGTGTGTATCCATACCAAACAGTGGTGCTGGGAAAAAACAGCCGTTGCATCTTCTTCGGGCAACCACATTGCATTTCAAACACCCACCCTGCAGCAAGCCACCCGGAAATACGGATACTTCCTGTACGGCGATAGTTCGTATCTCTCCGTTCAGCAGGAATGGGCATACATCTCCTCTTCACAAAAGTTGTACTGTATTCCCACCGGTGATCCCAACAGCATGACATGCGAAGCCTCCGTACGACCCTATGGCATTGAGCTGGGAACAGGAACAAACCACATCACCATTGCAGGCATTGCGTTTGATATGCAAACAAGTACAGGTGTTGCCATCCTGGATTCCAACAACACACATACCCATGTTTCAGACTGCCGGTTTTACGGGCAATACGAGTACGGTGTGGATGTATTCTGTACCCATGCTGAAATCAGCAACTGCATATTCACACATGTGGATGGACTGGGCATCTATCTTCGCAACACGGCAACGGGAGCTGAAATCCATCACAACGAATTCCACAACATCGCTCCCTTCCGGAACCATGGTGTAGGCCAGGAATTCAACGGATCGGCACTGCTGGCATCGTTTACCGATAGCTGTCACATCCACCACAACCTGGTTGACAGTGCCGGTTATTGCGGCTTATCGGTTGATGGCAAATACAACCTGGTGGAACGCAACGTTGTTCGCAACGCCATGCTGTTGAACAATGACGGGGCAGCATTGAAAACATTTGGTGTGGGATCGCAATACAACATCTTCCGGAACAACTTCGTGAGCAATAGCGAAGGCAATACCGAAGGCACCTACCAGGCCGACTTCCTCACCCCGGGCATTTACTTCGACTTCCGCACCAACCATTGCAGCGTCATCGCCAACACCATTTACAATCAAACACCCAAAGGCATTTTCCAAAACAGCGGAAACCAGTACAACACCATTTCCGACAACGTGGTCTACGGAAGCGGATTTGCCCTGGACCTGAACGGAAACCCCATCACCGGCATCCCCATGCGCAATATCACCGTATCCCGTAACGATTTCTTCGCCAGGGATCCGAATGCCTACATCCTGCGCCAGGTAGATTATACCGACAGCATGGACACAGGCCCGCTTGATTCCAACCGGTACTTCCAGCCATACAACGCATCCCACTATGCATACCGACCGCAGGAAACACCCAACACCGATTACGGTTTCCCCGCGTGGCAAGCAACCGGTAACGATACACATACCCGCAGCAGCTTCGTCAGCTGGACACTCCCCGAGGCGATGGACACGCTGATCATGAACCCGACCGATAACGACTCCGATGTGGTTCTCGGGAATGTACTTTATCTGGATCTCGACAGCCAGCTGGTTTGCGGTACAATCACCCTGCCCCCCTACACTTCGCGAATCCTCATCCGCACCAACACAACGTGCAACAACGGCATTGATCGGATGACAGCAACATCCGATATGCGCGTGGTGCCCAACCCTGCCGATACCCTGGCACAATTGTACCTCAACCCACCGCTGGAACATACCACCTTTTATGTATTGGATGAATTGGGACGTGTGGTTGCCTCCGGAACCACCACGGGAAAGTACACGCAATTACCAGCGGGAACATTGGCCCCGGGCATGTACATGATCCGAGTGGAAAACAGCACCCAATACACACGGTGGATCAAAAGCCGATGA